Part of the Paenibacillus antri genome is shown below.
GTACCCGTGACGATCGCGATATTGCTGAACGAAATCCGCAAGGAGTTTTACAAGCGTTCGATCCAAACGCTCATTTACTTGCCGTATTTCTTGTCTTGGGTCATCTTAAGCGGCATCTTGATCGATATTTTGTCGCCCAGCAAAGGGATCGTCAACCTGTTCATCCAATGGCTCGGCTTCGAGTCCCAGTTTTTCCTCGGGGACAATAAGTGGTTCCCGTACACGCTCGTCATCTCCAACGAATGGAAGGAGTTCGGCTTCAGCACGATCGTCTATTTGGCCGCGATCGCCGGCATCAATCCTTCGCTGTACGAAGCGGCGATCGTGGACGGCGCGAATCGCTGGAAGCAAATCTGGCATATTACGCTGCCCGGCATGACGCCGATCATCGTGTTGATGGCGACGCTCAGCATCGGCAGCATTCTGAACGCGGGCTTCGAGCAAGTGTTTAACTTGTACAGCCCGGTCGTATACGAGAGCGGGGACATTATCGACACGTTCGTCTACCGGATCGGCCTCGTCGAAGCGCAGTACGGTCTCGCTACGGCGGTGGGGCTGCTGAAATCGGTCGTCTCGCTCATTCTCATTTCGGTTTCTTATTTCCTGGCGTATCGTTTCGCCAACTACCGCATCTTCTAAGGGGGGACAACACATGGTCGGACGCGGCACTTGGTCTATGCGCATTTTCCAAATCATGAACTACAGCTTCCTCACTCTGTTGGCGATCGTCTGCGTCTTGCCGTTGATTCACCTGTTCGCCATCTCGTTAAGCTCCAACAGCGCGGCCACGGCGGGGGAGGTATTTCTCTGGCCGGTGGACTTTACGACGAAGTCGTACGAATTCGTGCTCTCGGAATCGGCGTTCATGAAGGCGATGGGCGTAACGCTGCTGCGCGTACTGCTCGGCGTCAGTCTCAATATGGCGCTGACGATTCTCGTGGCGTACCCGTTGTCGAAGGATGCGTCGGCGTTAACGGGGAGAACGGTCTACGTATGGATTTTCGTATTTACGATGTTATTCAGCGGCGGGATCATCCCGATGTATATGACGATGCGTCTGCTCGGGCTGCTCGATACGGTGTGGGTGCTCGTCCTTCACGCCGCGGTGCCGGTATTCAACGTCGTTATACTGCTCAACTTCTTCCGCAACCTGCCTAAGGAGTTGGAGGAAGCGGCGTTAATCGACGGCGCGGGCCATTGGCGGATCATGTGGAGCATCTTCGTCCCGTTGTCGGCGGCTTCGATCGCCACGGTCACGCTGTTCGCGATCGTGATGCATTGGAACTCTTGGTTCGACGGCATTCTATTCATGAACTCGCCGGACAATTATCCGCTTCAAAGCTATTTGTACACCGTCGTAGTAGGCATGCAAGCGATCATCAGCAGCTCGACCGATCTGGAATTGCTCGAGATGGTGTCGGACCGAACCGC
Proteins encoded:
- a CDS encoding carbohydrate ABC transporter permease; this translates as MVGRGTWSMRIFQIMNYSFLTLLAIVCVLPLIHLFAISLSSNSAATAGEVFLWPVDFTTKSYEFVLSESAFMKAMGVTLLRVLLGVSLNMALTILVAYPLSKDASALTGRTVYVWIFVFTMLFSGGIIPMYMTMRLLGLLDTVWVLVLHAAVPVFNVVILLNFFRNLPKELEEAALIDGAGHWRIMWSIFVPLSAASIATVTLFAIVMHWNSWFDGILFMNSPDNYPLQSYLYTVVVGMQAIISSSTDLELLEMVSDRTAKAAQLFVGALPVLIVYPFLQRHFTKGIVLGSVKE
- a CDS encoding ABC transporter permease, encoding MLTKWRLEMPLHLMLIPGLVAILIFSYIPMVGVVIAFQKFMPVKGLFGSEWIGLDNFRYMTELPGFYRIVWNTIFIATMKIVSGLVVPVTIAILLNEIRKEFYKRSIQTLIYLPYFLSWVILSGILIDILSPSKGIVNLFIQWLGFESQFFLGDNKWFPYTLVISNEWKEFGFSTIVYLAAIAGINPSLYEAAIVDGANRWKQIWHITLPGMTPIIVLMATLSIGSILNAGFEQVFNLYSPVVYESGDIIDTFVYRIGLVEAQYGLATAVGLLKSVVSLILISVSYFLAYRFANYRIF